In the genome of Streptomyces sp. NBC_00259, the window CGGCCGTACTGCGCTTCTCCCGGGTGGCGTTCTGGTCCGTCGTGGTCCTCGCCGCCACCGGGCTGTACCAGTCCTGGCGGCAGGTCGGCTCCTGGTCGGCGCTCACCGGCACGTCGTACGGGCGGCTGCTGCTGCTCAAGATCGGGCTGGTCGGCGTCCTGGTCGGCGTCGCATGGATCTCGCGGCGGTGGACGGCACGGCTGTCGGAGACGGGCACGGACGCCCATGCCGACACCGAAGCGGAAGCGGAAGCGATCGCGGACACGGAAGCCGTCGGCGACGCGGGTGCCGGCGCCGCGACGACCGATGCCCCACAGGCGTCCGACGATCCCGTACGCGCCGCCCAACTGGCCCGCCAGCAGGCCGCGGTGGCGACGGCGAAGCGCAAGCGGATCAAGGACGCCGACCCGGAGCGTGCCGGACTGCGCCGCTCCGTACTGACCGAGGCCGGTGTCGCCGTCGTGCTCCTCGCCGTGACGACCGTCCTGACGTCGACCGAGCCCGGCCGTACGGAGGAACAGGCCGCCCGGGCGGGCGGCTCTCAGGCCTCCACCGCCGTACCGGACCGGCCCGTCGACATCACCCTGCCCTTCGACACCGGCGGCACGGACGGCAAGGGCACCGCCCGGCTGACCCTCTCCCCGGGCCGGTCGGGCGCCAACGAGCTGCATCTCTGGGTCAACCGCCCCAACGGCCGTCCCCTGGACGCGCCCGAGGTCAAGGTCGCCTTCACCCTGACCGCCGAGAAGATCGGCCCGCTGCCGGTCGTACCCGACCGCGTCGCGACCGGCCACTGGAGTGCGAGCAACCTCCAGATCCCGCTGCCGGGCGAGTGGCGGGTCCAGATCACCGTGCGGACGTCCGACATCGACCAGGCGACCGTCGAGAAGAACGTGAAGGTCGGCTGACGTGACGAGCGGAAGCAGCGTGACCAGCGAGAACAACCTGAGCAGCACGAGCAGTGGAAACAGTGCGAGCAGTAGGAACGGCATGAGCGACATCGAGATCTCGCGACGCAGGCTCCTCGGCACCGTGGGCGCCGCAGGCGCGACCGGCATCGCCCTGGGCGCCGTCAGCGGTGCCGCCGGATACGTGGCAGCCGCCGGCGACCCGGCGACCGCCCTGGCGACGGTCGGTTCCGCCAGCGAGGCCTTCCACGGCGAGCACCAGGCGGGCATCACCACCCCCCTGCAGTCCCGCGGCCATCTGATCGCCTTCGACCTGGCGCCGGGTGCGGGCCGCAAGGAAGCGGTCGCCCTGATGCGCCGGTGGTCGGCGACCGCGGCCCGGCTGATGGCGGGCGAACCGGCCGGCGACGGCGACACGGGTGTCGCGCTCGACGCCGGCCCCTCCTCGCTCACTCTCACCTTCGGCTTCGGCCGGACCTTCTTCGACCGCACCAAGCTGACCGCGCGGCGCCCCGTCGCACTCGATCCGCTGCCCGCGTTCTCCAGCGACCAGCTCGATCCGCGCCGCTCCGACGGCGATCTGTGGGTGCAGATCGGCGCCGACGACGCGCTCGTCGCCTTCCACGCGCTGCGCGCCGTGCAGAAGGACGCGGGCGAGGCGGCGCGGGTGCGCTGGCAGATGAACGGCTTCAACCGGTCGCCCGGCGCGACCGCGGAGCCGATGACCGCACGCAATCTGATGGGCCAGGTCGACGGCACCCGCAATCCGAAGCCGTCCGAGGCGGACTTCGACCGCCGGATCTTCGTCCCGTCCGCCGGCGCCGAGGGTCCGTACGCATGGATGGCGGGCGGCTCGTACGCCGTCGTACGCCGTATCCGCATGCTGCTCGACGACTGGGAGAAGCTGCCCCTGAAGGAACAGGAGCAGGTGATCGGACGCCGCAAGTCGGACGGCGCGCCCCTGACCGGCGGCAGCGAGACGACCGAGCTCGATCTCGACAGGACCGGCCCCGACGGCACCCTGGTCATCCCGGCCAACGCCCACGCCCGGATCTCCGCACCGGAGCAGAACGCCGGCGCGGCCATGCTGCGCAGGCCGTACTCGTACCACGACGGCATCGCGGCGGACGGCACACCCGACGCCGGGCTGCTCTTCGTCTGCTGGCAGGCGGACCCGCTCAGGGGCTTCGTGCCCGTCCAGCGCAAGCTCGACCGTGGTGACGCGCTGTCCCCGTTCATCCGCCACGAGGCGAGCGGTCTCTTCGCCGTGCCCGGTGGGCCCGGCAGCGGCGAGTACGTCGGCCAGCGGCTGCTGGAATCGTGACGCGAGCGGCCCAAGGGTGGAGCGCACTAGGGTGACGAGTATGTCCGCCACGCGCTACACCTATCTCGGCCCCGAGGGCACCTTCACGGAGGCCGCCCTGCGCACCCTCCCGGAAGCCGCGACCCGGGAACTCGTCCCGATGGTGTCCGTACCGGCCGCCCTCGACGCCGTGCGCAACGGTGAGGCCGCGGCCGCGCTCGTGCCGATCGAGAACTCGGTGGAGGGCGGCGTCACCGCGACCCTCGACGAACTGGCCTCGGGCGAACCGCTGATGATCTACCGCGAGGTGCTGCTGCCGATCACCTTCGCCCTGCTCGTACGGCCGGGTACGAAGCTGTCGGACGTGAAGACGGTGACCGGTCACCCCGTCGCCCAGCCTCAGGTGCGCAACTGGCTGCGCGCCCATCTGCCCGACGCGCTGTGGGAGTCGGCGGCGTCGAACGCGGACGGTGCCCGGCTGGTCCAGGAGGGCCGGTTCGACGCGGCCTTCGCGGGTGAGTTCGCGGCGGCGACGTACGGGCTCGAGGCGCTGGTCACCGAGATCCACGACGCGCAGAACGCGGAGACGCGCTTCGTGCTGGTGGGCCGTCCGGCCCGGCCCGCGGCCCCGACCGGCGCGGACAAGACGTCGGTGGTCATCTGGCAGCGCGACGACCACCCGGGCGCGCTGCTGGAGCTGCTCCAGGAGTTCGCGGTGCGCGGGGTCAACCTGATGCTGCTCCAGTCACGCCCCACGGGCGCGGGCATCGGGAACTACTGCTTCGCGATCGACGCCGAGGGCCATGTCTCGGACCGCCGGGTCGGCGAGGCGCTGATGGGGCTGAAGCGCATCTGTCCCCAGGTGCGGTTCCTGGGGTCGTATCCGCAGGCGGGGGTGTCCGCTTCCGGGAGCACGGGGCGCACGCCGCGGCCCGGGACGTCGGACGCGGAGTTCGTGGCCGCGGCCGACTGGCTGGCGCGCTGCCAGGACGGCCGCGCGTAACCCTGCGTTTGCTTCGTCCGGCGCTGTCCGGATCTTCTTCCTACTTTTCGTTACCCACAGAGTTATCCACAGGGCTGCTTCTCTATCTGGGGACAAGTCGACAACGTAACCAGGCACAGTCGACAAATCGCCCCAGTCGCCTCACATCCGTCCACAGCACGGCCGGTCAGCCCCTGTCAGCCCAATTCCTTTGATCAACTCTTTGGAGCGAGGAAGTGCGAGGAATTCCCACTCGAACGAGTGCGTGGGCCATGTTTGGCGAGGGAATCCACTCGATCTCCTCGATGCATTCGGAATGATCAGTTCCGTAGTCCACAGGCCGACCCCACACCCTGTGGATAACTTGCCGGAGGCGCCCTCCCCTGTGGACAACGGCCCCCGAGTTCCGCACTCCACGGCACTCACGGGTCAATGAGGGGCGGCACTTGCCCCATTTCGGCGACCGGTATCCCGTTCATTGACGGATGTCGGCCCGGATTCACCGCATCTTTCCTCAATTCCGGCAATTCGGGCAAAGCGCCACACGATCAATATCAACTGGGGTGGCGGGAGTCCGCACCGGTAGCCTGGTGGGGTGATTGACCTTCGCCTGCTCCGTGAGGACCCCGACCGTGTTCGCGCCTCCCAGCGCGCCCGTGGAGAGGACGTCGAACTCGTCGACGCCCTGCTCTCCGCCGATGAGCGGCGCAGGTCGTCCGGCGTCCGCTTCGACGAACTCCGCTCCGAGCAGAAGTCGCTCGGCAAGCTCATCCCCAAGGCGTCTCCGGACGAGCGCACCGAGCTGCTGAAGAAGGCCGAACAGCTCAAGACCGACGTCAAGGCCGCCGAGGCCGAGCAGAACGAGGCCGACGAGGAGACCCGTCGGCTGCTGCTCCGGCTGGGCAATCTGATCCACCCGGACGTCCCCGTCGGCGGCGAGGAGGACTTCGTCGTCCTGGAGACGCACGGCACGATCCGCGACTTCGGCGCCGAGGGCTTCGAGCCCAAGGACCACCTGGAGCTCGGCGAGGCGCTCGGCGCCATCGACGTCGAGCGAGGGGCGAAGGTGTCGGGCTCGCGCTTCTACTACCTGACGGGTGTCGGCGCGCTCCTGGAGCTCGCCCTCGTCAACGCGGCGATCGCGCAGGCGACGGAGGCCGGCTTCATCCCGATGCTGACCCCGGCGCTGGTCCGGCCGCGCGCCATGGAGGGCACCGGCTTCCTGGGCCAGGCCGCGGAGAACGTGTACCACCTGGAGAAGGACGACTACTACCTGGTCGGCACCTCCGAGGTCCCGCTCGCGGCGTACCACATGGACGAGATCCTCGACGCCGACAAGCTGCCGCTGCGGTACGCGGGCTTCTCCCCGTGCTTCCGCCGCGAGGCCGGTACGTACGGCAAGGACACGCGTGGCATCTTCCGCGTCCACCAGTTCGACAAGGTCGAGATGTTCTCGTACATCGACCCGGACGACGCCGAGAACGAGCACAAGCGGCTGCTGGACTGGGAGAAGCAGTGGCTGACCGCCCTGGAGCTGCCGTTCCAGGTGATCGACGTCGCGTCGGGCGATCTGGGCGCGTCGGCGTCGCGGAAGTTCGACTGCGAGGCGTGGATCCCGACCCAGGGCAAGTACCGCGAGCTGACGTCGGCGTCCAACTGCGACGGGTTCCAGGCGCGCCGGCTGTCGGTGCGGATGCGTGACGGAAAGAAGGTCAAGCCGCTCGCGACGCTGAACGGCACGCTGTGCGCCGTGCCGCGCACGATCGTGGCGATCCTGGAGAACCACCAGCTGGCGGACGGTTCGGTGCGGGTGCCCGAGGTGCTCCGGCCGTACCTCGGTGGCCGTGAGGTCCTGGAGCCGATCGCCAAGTGAGCTTTCCGTACCGCCTGATCGCCACGGATCTCGACGGGACGCTGCTGCGCTCCGACGAAACGATCTCGGAGCGCACGCGCGACGCGCTCGCCGCCGCCACGGCGGCGGGCGCCGCGCACATCGTCGTCACGGGGCGGGCCGTCCCGTGGACCCGGCACATCCTGGACGACCTGGGCTATCAGGGCCTCGCGGTCTGCGGTCAGGGCGCGCAGGTGTACCACGCGGGCGAGCACAAGCTGCTGACGTCGGTGACCCTGGACCGGCAGCTCGCGGGGCTCGCGCTCTCGAAGCTGGAGGCGGAGGTCGGCCCGCTGGCCGTCGCGGCCAGCCGGGACGGCCTCGACGGGAACGTGATCGTCAGCCCCGGCTATCAGCTCCAGGAAGGCCCGCTGCCGGTCGTCCCGTTCGACGACCCGGCCGAGCTGTGGTCCGCGCCGTTGAACAAGCTCTACATCCAGCACCCGGGCCTCGACGACGACACGTTGACCCGCGTCGCCCGGCAGACGGTCGGCGGCCTGGTGGACGTGGTGATGGCGGGCGCCGGGATCGTCGAGATCCTCCCGCTCGGTCTGAGCAAGGCCACCGGGCTCTCCCTGGCGGCGCGCCGCCTGGGCGTGAAGTCCACGCAGACCATCGCGTTCGGCGACATGCCCAACGACATCCCCATGTTCGGCTGGGCGGCGCACGGCGTGGCCATGGCCAACGCCCACGACGAACTCAAGGCCGTGGCCCACGAGATCACGGCGTCGAACGAGCACGACGGCATCGCCGTGGTCCTGGAAGAGCTCATGCGCCGGTCGTGAGCGGCCGTTCCACCGGGATCGTGGGGCTCCGCACCGTGGGCACGGCACTCGGGGATGCCTTCAGGGTCAAGCCCGTCGGCAGCGTGCGGGCCCGCCCGTGGGACCCAAGGGGTTCCGGCCTCCTGCCGGAGGCGATACGCGGAGGATGCGCGGATCGAACGCGCGCGGGGTTGACCCCGACGACGGCTTAGCAAGCCGCTGCCTTACCACTCGGCCAATCCTCCGGGAGGGCGGCCCGCGCAGATGCGCGCTCGAAGCGGCCGCCCGGGCAGCATGCGGTCGGCGGCTCTACGGAGTCCGATGATTACTCCGAAGCCTGCCGTGCGCTGCCCTGCTGGGAGCTCGACGGACTCGTACTCTCGGTCATCGCCGCGCCCCTCCCCGGTCTCGAAACGGCTTCGTCGCACATGTGCGCGACTGCCAGAACCACTGTGCCCCGCCACGGCAGTTCCGTGCCACCGAATATCCGGCCTCAGTCCTTGTCCTTGCGCCGCCGCCACAGCCCTCGGCGCCGTCTGCGCGCCCGGCTCCAGAACCAGCCCGCCGGTGGTTCGTCGGACCGCCACGGCTGCGGCTCGGGCGCCGAGCCCCGCCACCGCGCGGCGAGCATCCGGGCCCGGGCGGACGGCTCGGCGGTCTCCGCGCCTCGTACGAAGTCCTCGTCGAGGACGGCCTTGTCCCAGGCGTCGTCCCGGGCGTGGTCCCGGGCCTCGTTCCGGGCGTCCTCCCCGGACTGCGGATCCTGCCCCGGATCCTGCCCCGGACCGTGTCCTGGATCGGGCCCCTCTCCCTGTCCCGGTTTCGGCTCCTCGGACATGGCGATTCCTCCTCTCCCCCAGTGTCCTCACGCACGCGTCAAACGCGTGTGAGAACGAGAACGCCCCCGGGAAGGCCCCTCGGGACCGTTCCCGGGGGCCGCCCCCGCCTGCTGTTCCTACTCCTCGCCCGCCAGCGTCAGCGTCCGCAGCTTCTGCCCGGCGTATCCCGTGGCCAGCAGCGTGACGCCCACGAGCAGCGCCACCGCGAGCGGCAGCCCCACATCGGAGGTGATCATCCCTTCGCCGCCGATCTTCTCGGCGAGGGCCAGCGACCACTGCTGGACGCTGAGTGTCCGCGCGCCCGGTACCAGGCTGCCGAAGAGCGTCTCCCACACCAGCGCGTAGACCAGACCGATGACGACCGCGTGCCGGCTGATCGTGCCGAGCAGCAGGAACAACGCGGCGTACGCGATCGACGCGACCAGCGCCGCGACGGTGTAGGCCATCGCGATCTGCTGTCCGTTGCCGTTGAGGATGTATCCGGCGATGAAGGTGGGGATCGCGGAGAACGCCATCGTCACGGCGATCGCCACGATCAGCTTGGTGATGATGATCGTCGGCCGCTTCACCGGCTTGGCCAGCAGATAGACGATCGAGCCGTCATCGATCTCGGGCCCGATCGCACCCGTGCCGGCGATCACACCGATCAGCGGCACCATCGTGGCGATGGCGAATCCGCCCAGCACGTCGGCGGCGATCTGGTCGTCCACCCCGTTGAAGGCCCGTACCGCAGCGGCGATGAGCAGCAGCAGCCCCGGGAGGATGAAGAGGACCGCAGCACGGCGACGGCCGAGAAGGGCCCGGTAGGTGAGCCGGGCGACTGTCGGGTTGTACATGTCGAAGGCTCCTTTCAGGCCTAGGCGGCAACGAGGTAGGAGAAGACCGACTCGAGGGACTCGTCCGAGGGCGAGACCGTCAGCAGCCGGATGGAGTGCTCACGGGCGACCTTCGGCAGCAGTTCCGTGAACCGCCCGAAGTCGACCGCCTGGATCCGCAACGCGCCCTCCTGGAGGTCCACTTCGATGCCGGCCGTCGACGGGTCGGCGATCAGCGCGGCGGCGAGTGCCCGGTCGTCGCTGGAGCGGACCAGGTAGCGGTGCGGCCGGTCGGTCATCAGCCGGCGGATCTTGCGGAAGTCGCCGCTCGCCGCGTGCCGTCCCGCGACGATCACCTCGATGTGCGAGGCGAGCTGCTCGACCTCCTCCAGGATGTGGGACGAGAACAGGACCGTGCGGCCCTCCGCGCCCATCCGCCGGAGCAGGTCCATGAGCTGCATGCGCTGGCGCGGGTCCATGCCGTTGAAGGGCTCGTCGAGGAGCAGCACGCTCGGGTCGTGCACGAGCGCGGACGCCATCTTCACGCGCTGGCGCATGCCCTTGCTGTACGTCGCGATCTTGCGGTCCTGCGCCGGCTCCATCTCCACCGTGGCCAGCGCGTGCTGGGCTTCCTTCGCGCCCAGTCCGTGCAGTTCGGCGTTGGCGACGACGAATTCCCGCCCCGTCAGGAAGTCGTACATCGCCTCGCGCTCGGGCACGACACCGATCTGCCGGTAGACCGTCTCGTTGCGCCAGATCGTCTGCCCGTCGAGGGTGACCGTGCCTGTGGAGGGGGCGAGGAATCCACCCATCATGTTGATGAGCGTGGACTTGCCGGCCCCGTTGGGTCCGAGGAGCCCGGTGACGCCCGGTCCGATGGTCATGGTCACGTCGTTGACGGCGACCACGTTGCCGAACCAGCGCGACGCGTGGTCGATGTTGATCGTTGTCACAGCCCGACCTTTCGGTAGCGGCGCATCAGGACGCCGTAGGAGCCGGCGATGAGCGCGAGGACGACCAGCAGATAGACCACGCCGGCCCCCGTCCCCGGCCCCTGCCCGCCCGGGTAGGAGGTGGTCGCGCCGAGGAAGGCGGTCTGCACTCCGTCGATGAGGGTGATGGGTGAGAAGAGGCCCAGCCACTCCACGACACCCTCGGACCCGGTCTCGTAGGCGATGGCCTGGAGCGTGGAGACCGCGCCGTAGGTGATCGTCAGGGTGGCGATGACGGCGGCGACGCCGAAGCCCCTGCGCGGGGTGAGCGCGGCCATGACGAGGCCGAGACCGCCGAAGAAGAGCGAGAGGAGTGCCACGGAGACCAGTCCCTGTGCGAATCCCTTGCTCTGCTCGGCGAAGTCCATCTTCGCCAGCAGCGAGCCGATGTAGAGGATCACCAGCGGGGTGGCGGTGAGGACGAACAGCGCCGAGGCCATCGCTCCGAGCTTGGCGAGGACGTAGTCGACGCGTTCGATGGGCCGCGAGAAGTACAGGGGCACGGTCTTGAAGCGCAGGTCCCGGGACACGGACTGGGGTGCCTGAGCGGCGAGGAAGAGGCCGATGACCGCCTGGGTGACGATCGCGTAGCGCGTGTAGTCGAGCGGCAGTTCCTTCATCTTCGTGGCCACCGCGACGGCGACGACGATCGCCGCCGGCACGCACATCACCGCGAAGAGGATCATCGGCAGCACCTTGGACTTGGCGGAGCGGCCGAGTCCGTAGGCGCCGCGCAGCGACTGTGTGTAGAGCGAGCGCCGCGCGTAGGCACGGCCGAGCCGGGCGCCGTCGTAGTTGCGGTATCCGATGTTGTGGATACGGGACGTCTCGGTGGTCATCGGACCGGCACCTCCATGGGCTGGGCCGCTGCCTCCGGGCGGAAGACCTCCGCGATGTGGTGGCGGCGCTGTTCCATCCGTACGAGGCCGAGGCCCAGGGCGGCGACGGTGTCGCGGACGGTGTCGTACGTCTCCTCGCCGGTCGCCTCCAGCAGCAGGATGTGGCCCGCTCCGGGCAGACCTTCCTCTACCCCGGCGTGCAGGGTGACGCCCGCGGCCGTCAGGGCCTCGCGGAGCGCGGCGGTCCCGTCGGGGTGGGTGTCGGAGTCGGTGACCTCGACCGCGAGGGTGGTCGTGATCTGGGTGAAGTCGCTGGTGGAGCTGGAGCGCAGCAGCCGGCCGCCGTCGACGACCACGACGTGGTCGCAGGTGCGTTCCAGCTCGCCGAGCAGATGGGACGTGACCAGGACCGAGATGCCGAAGTCCGTGTACACGCGGCGGATCAGGCCGAGCATCTCGTCGCGGCCGACCGGGTCGAGGCCGTTGGTCGGCTCGTCGAGGAGGACCAGCTGGGGGTCGTGGACGAGGGCCTGCGCGAGTTTGACGCGCTGCTTCATGCCGGTCGAGTAGCCGCCGATGGGGCGGTACCGCTCCTCGTAGAGGCCGACGTGGCGCAGGGTGTCGGCGGTGCGCTCGCGCGCCGCGGTCGGCGGGAGTCCGGACATGCGCGCCATGTGGACGACGAACTCGGTGGCCGAGACGTCGGGCGGCAGACAGTCGTGCTCGGGCATGTAGCCGACGCGCTCACGGATGACGGCACCGGAGGTGGTGACGTCGAGGCCGAGCACTTCGGCACGGCCTTCCGTGGCGGGGGACAGACCCAGCAGGATCTTGATCAGTGTGGACTTGCCGGCTCCGTTGGCGCCCACGAGTCCGGTCACACCGGGCCCGATGTCCAGGGAGAGCCGGTCAAGCGCGGTCACCCGGGGGAACCGCTTGCTCAGGCTTTCGGTCACGATCACAGTCACGTTTCGAAGGTAGTGGCGCACACCACAGGGGGCGTCAACCCTGGCGGCTGGTTCCGCATCCGACTCCAGGCGTACGGACCCGTAGGGGGCAACTCCGGAGGAGGACCTGCGGGGCCCTGCCGCGGGCCCGGCGTCGGGGTTGTCCACAGGCCGGTGCGGGGCTCTTGACGCAGCCGCCGGGCATTGTCACATTCATCAGTGTCAAGTTACGAGCACGTACCGCACACGAAAACGGGACGGGACGGGTGGCATGACCTCAGCAGTGACGAGGGAACGAACCGCGGAGCTGCGGGGGTTCCGGGAAGTGCAGCGCCTGGCCTACGAGTGCGCGGAGGCCGTCGCGGCGCAGCTGGGGCCCGGGGTGACCGAGCGCGAGGCCGCCCGGATGCAGCGTGAGTGGCTTCGCGAGCGCGGTGTGCGGGACTGGTTCCATCTGCCCTTCGCCTGGTTCGGCGACCGTACGGCGTTCGCCGGCTTCCGGATACCGCTGCAGTTCTTCCCCACCGGCCGGAGGCTGGAGGCGGGCATGCCCTTCATCCTCGACATGGCGCCGGTCTTCAAGGGCTTCACGGCCGACGTCGGCTATTCGGGCTGCCTTGGACCGCACCCCCTGCACGACAGGCTCCTCGCCGATCTCCGGGCGCATCGCGAGCTGATCCTGCGCGAGGTGCGCGAGCGCCGTTCCCTGCGCGAGATCTACGAGGACGTGGACCGGCTGATGGTCCGGCAGGGGTACGCCAATCGGCATCGGGAGTATCCGTTCGGCGTCATCGCCCACAAGGTGGACCGGGTCGGGGAGCGACGGTGGTCGCCGACGCTGTTCGGTTTCGGCACCCAGTCGCTGAAGGGGCTCGCGAGCGACGCGCTGCACGGCCACCGGGACGGCTGGTCACCGCTGTGGTCGCCGTACCGGTTCTCCGACCATCCGCCGCGGCCGGGGCTCTGGGCGGTGGAGCCGCATCTCGGCTTCCGTGGGACGGGCGCGAAGTTCGAGGAGATCCTGGTGGTCACGGACTCGAAGGACCCGGAGCAGAGCGCGTTCTGGCTGGATGACGATCTGCCGCATGTGCGCCGCTGGGCCGAGGAGGAAGCGGCGTCGGCGAGGCACCGGGCGGGCGGAGAAGCGAGCAGGAGGGATTCGTGAGCGTGGGGATCGAGGGCGCGCGCGAGCGTCGGGTGCGTACGGGCGGGATCGAGCTGTGCGTCGCCGAGCTCGGCGACGAGACGCAGCCGACGGTGGTGCTGGTGCACGGCTATCCGGACAGCAAGGAGGTGTGGTCCGAGGTCGCGTCCAGGCTGGCGAAGCGTTTCCATGTGGTGGTGTACGACGTCCGCGGGCACGGCCGCTCGACGGCTCCGGTGCCGCTGCGCGGCGGTTTCACGCTGGAGAAGCTGACGGACGACTTCCTGGCGGTCGCGGACGCGGTCAGCCCGGATCGTCCGGTGCATCTGGTGGGGCACGACTGGGGCTCGGTGCAGTCCTGGGAGTTCGTGACGGTGAAGCGGACCGAGGGGCGGATCGCCTCGTTCACCTCGATGTCCGGGCCGTCGCTGGACCACTTCGGGCACTGGATCAAGCAGCGCATGACCCGGCCCACCCCGCGCCGGGTGGGCCAGCTTCTCGGCCAGGGCGCCAAGTCCTGGTACGTGTACATGCTGCATACGCCGGTGCTGCCGGAGCTCGCGTGGCGCGGGCCGCTCGGCAGGCAATGGCCGAAGATCCTGCAGCGCATCGAGAAGGTGCCGGGCGGCGACTATCCGACGGCGTCGCTGCCGTCCGACGCGGCGCACGGCGCCTGGCTCTACCGGGACAATGTCCGGGCCCGGCTGCGGCGGCCCCGCTCCGACGCGTACGCGCACGTCCCGGTCCAGCTGATCACACCCACCGGTGACGCTTTCCTTTCCGAGCGGCTCTACGACGATCTGGCCGTGTGGGCCCCGAAGTTGGTGCGCCGGACGCTGCCGGCCAAGCACTGGGTTCCGCGCACGCGACCGGACCAGCTGGCTTCGTGGATCACCGAGTTCGTGACGGCCCACGAGGAGGGCGGGCCGGCCTGGCAGGCTCCCGCGATCACGGCGTCCGGCCGGTATGTGGAGCGGTTCGGTGGGCAGTTGGTGCTGGTGACGGGCGCGGCCAGCGGCATCGGGCGGGCCACGGCCTTCGCCTTCGCCGAGGTGGGCGCGCGGATCGTCGCCGTGGACCGGGACGGTGAAGGCGCCGCCAGGACCGCCGAGATGTGCCGGCTGATCGGCGCGCCCGCGGCCTGGCCGGAGACGGTGGACGTCGCCGACGAGGCGGCGATGGAGAAGCTCGCCGGGAAGGTCGCCGCCGAGTACGGCGTCGTGGATGTGCTGGTCAACAACGCCGGGATCGGTCTTTCCGGTTCGTTCTTCGACACGACGAGCGAGGACTGGCGCAAGGTCCTCGACGTCAATCTGTGGGGCGTGATCCACGGCTGCCGCGTCTTCGGCAGGCAGATGGCGGAGCGGGGCCAGGGCGGCCACATCGTGAACACGGCCTCGGCTGCGGCCTATCAGCCCTCCAAGGCCCTTCCCGCGTACGCGACGTCGAAGGCGGCGGTGCTGATGCTCAGCGAGTGTCTGCGGGCGGAGCTGGCCGGACAGGGCATCGGCGTCTCGGCGATCTGCCCGGGCATCGTGAACACGAACATCACCGCGACCGCGCGCTTCGCCGGGGTCTCGGAGGAGGAGCAGCAGCGCCGGCAGAAGAAGACCTCACGGCTGTACGGGCTGCGCAACTATCCGCCGGAGAGGGTCGCCGAGGCGGTCCTGCGCGCGGTGGTGGACAACCGGGCGGTGGTGCCGGTGACCCCGGAGGCCCGTGGTGCCCGTCTTCTGTCCCGTTTCAGCCCCGGGGCGCTGCGTGCGATAGCCAGGTTGGAGCCCCCGCTGTGAGCGGCCATGATGTGGTCTCGCCGCGAAGGCTCTGCCCGCCGGGCGGAGCCGCCGCGAAGCAGGGCGTCATGGGGCAGTGAGGAGTGGCCGTGTCCGGGGAGCATGCAGCGGAGTACCGGATCGAGGACCTCGCGCATCACAGCGGTGCGACGGTCCGGACGATCCGCGCCTACCAGGACCGCGGACTGCTGCCCAAGCCGGTGCGTCGCGGCCGGGCCAATGTGTACGGGGACTCTCATCTGGCCCGGCTGCGGCAGATCGCCGATCTCCTCGACCGGGGATACACCCTGGCCTCGATCAAGGAGTTGCTGGAGGCCTGGGACGCGGGGCGCGGTCTGGGCGGGGTGCTCGGGCTGGTCGCCGAGGTCCACGGCCCGTGGACGGACGAGGAGGCGGACCGGATCACCCGCGCCGAGCTGTACGAGACCTTCGGAGGGAAGCCGGACGAGGAGGCGATCACCGAGGCGGTGGAGCTCGGCGTGCTGGAGCGCGTCCCCGGACGGGACGACGAGTTCCTGGTTCCGAGCCCTCAAGAACTGGCGGTCGCGGCCGAGTTGTTCGCGGCGGGGGTTCCGCTGGCCGCAATCTCCGGACATCTACGGGAACTTCGCGGCCAGGTGG includes:
- a CDS encoding MerR family transcriptional regulator; this encodes MSGEHAAEYRIEDLAHHSGATVRTIRAYQDRGLLPKPVRRGRANVYGDSHLARLRQIADLLDRGYTLASIKELLEAWDAGRGLGGVLGLVAEVHGPWTDEEADRITRAELYETFGGKPDEEAITEAVELGVLERVPGRDDEFLVPSPQELAVAAELFAAGVPLAAISGHLRELRGQVEHIASRFLEFTTEHVFARYLGHRPPTDADAAEAASMVRRLRPLAQQTVDAELARAMRLFATRHLQHHLGAETPLTQGDEPQAVMLPADTIRAVHRLVGPENATAFIAAAAEREVHTRTLDALTANHLKDNTVDQTL